The sequence GCGTTGCCGCTCCCTTCGATGGCGATCACGTCGAACCGGGCCTCGCGCCAGGAGGAGGGCGGAACGCTCGACAGGTACTGCCGCGCCGCGGAGACGATCCGGCGCCGCTTGGCGGGGGTGACCGACTCCTCGGGCGTCCCGAAGTCGGCATCCTCGCGAGAGCGGACCTCCACGAAGACGAGCACGTCCCCCTTGCGCGCGACGATGTCGATCTCGCCGACGCGCGTCCGGAAGTTCCTCTCCACGATCGTGAACTCCGCTCCTTCCAGGTGGCGGCGCGCCCGCTCCTCCGCCGCGTCCCCCTGCGCCTTTCGGGCCTCCGGCGGAGGGATCAAACGACGACTCCGCGGAACGTCCTTCGGTGGATGGGGGACGGCCCCAGGCGGCGGATCGCCTCCAGGTGCTCCCGCGTCGGATACCCCTTGTGCCCGGAGAGGCCGTACCCCGGGTAGAGCAGGTCGTACTCCACCATCATCTTGTCCCGCGACACCTTCGCGAGGATCGACGC comes from Deltaproteobacteria bacterium and encodes:
- a CDS encoding YraN family protein, which produces MIPPPEARKAQGDAAEERARRHLEGAEFTIVERNFRTRVGEIDIVARKGDVLVFVEVRSREDADFGTPEESVTPAKRRRIVSAARQYLSSVPPSSWREARFDVIAIEGSGNA